The following are encoded together in the Rhizophagus irregularis chromosome 21, complete sequence genome:
- a CDS encoding uncharacterized protein (SECRETED:cutsite_VIS-TH; SECRETED:prob_0.3354); SECRETED:SignalP(1-21), with translation MGLILIYFLLLIILRAGLVISTHEIESANENDIRTKYLKHYEHHEPSTTPTKTFPTNNLYSKTIPDICSEFGVISNCTLEKPYCFVDGDNIFCGPTEKLGWRISPLDGLILNNGQIPNPKCELFKPPENLEVKETIMNLLSNSEFGSGFEGRESAWFNIFEYLGNCPLKSKYCDKDLLTCQTLLSTGKNCTSSNQCLTHYCEKYDKNAPDDTTERKCVEENDINYSFGKIDDKASDSGGKGSLLIIISISVGFGTLILLIIIFLIRVQKKKQLLLDSSKNKLFPSDNYLRNDTTINTNQSRFVSKHLSSFSTLRSSLLSRISSTLSRSYSKNVKRDSSDQFSVLLPPPPTLNRDSFLYGNNYDNNNYYHNQLDNVSIMNDRDSFDIYPPNHNNENSYIW, from the coding sequence atgggtcttattctaatttatttcttattattaataatattacgaGCTGGTCTCGTTATAAGTACTCATGAGATTGAGAGCGctaatgaaaatgatattagAACGAAATATCTTAAACATTATGAACATCATGAACCATCAACTACACCTACAAAAACTTTTCCTACAAATAATCTCTATTCAAAAACCATACCTGATATATGTTCGGAATTTGGAGTAATAAGTAATTGTACATTAGAAAAACCATATTGTTTTGTAGATGGTGATAATATCTTTTGCGGTCCTACAGAAAAATTAGGTTGGAGGATTAGTCCTTTAGATGGTTTGATCTTAAATAATGGTCAAATCCCTAATCcaaaatgtgaattatttaaaccaCCGGAAAATTTAGAagttaaagaaacaataatgaatttattaagtaaCAGTGAATTCGGGTCAGGGTTTGAGGGTCGTGAATCTGCTtggtttaatatatttgaatatttaggAAATTGTCCATTGAAATCTAAATATTGTGATAAAGATCTTTTAACTTGTCAAACTTTACTAAGTACTGGAAAAAATTGTACTTCTTCTAATCAATGTCTTACTCATTATTGTGAGAAGTATGATAAAAATGCACCTGATGATACAACTGAAAGGAAATGCGTTGAAGAAAAcgatataaattattcttttggAAAAATAGATGATAAAGCTTCAGATTCGGGAGGGAAGggttcattattaattataatatcaatttcTGTTGGGTTTGgcacattaattttattaataataatatttttaataagagttcagaaaaagaaacaattacTTTTAGATTCttcaaagaataaattatttccgTCCGATAATTACTTACGAAATGATACAACAATCAACACTAATCAATCAAGATTTGTTTCAAAACATTTATCTTCCTTTTCTACTTTACGTTCAAGTTTATTATCAAGAATATCATCTACTTTATCACGTTCTTATTCTAAAAATGTCAAAAGAGATTCTTCTGATCAATTCTCCGTTTTATTACCTCCTCCTCCTACATTAAATAGAGATAGCTTTTTATATGGTAACAACTACGacaacaataattattatcataatcaaTTAGATAATGTTTCAATTATGAATGATAGAGATTCTTTTGATATTTATCCTCCCAATcacaataatgaaaattcgTATATATGGtaa